A single region of the Halobacterium wangiae genome encodes:
- the samp2 gene encoding ubiquitin-like small modifier protein SAMP2: MQVTVEVVGEDTHEFDVTDETYADLLEVVELSPHEVSVMVEGRPVPEDQPVDTDHVRVLRLIRGG, encoded by the coding sequence ATGCAGGTGACCGTCGAGGTGGTCGGCGAGGACACCCACGAGTTCGACGTGACCGACGAGACGTACGCCGACCTCCTCGAAGTAGTGGAGCTCAGCCCGCACGAGGTGTCGGTGATGGTCGAGGGGCGCCCGGTCCCCGAGGACCAGCCGGTCGACACCGACCACGTGCGCGTGCTCAGACTCATCCGTGGCGGGTAG
- a CDS encoding GNAT family N-acetyltransferase: MAGSVDVRPASTRDHLGVMRVLDGANLELSATTAADRIDAGTVFVADDDNRIVGALVAISRDEGAHVEAVAVRRKRRASGIGSALVEAAADRWTPLTADFDPPVKPFYDSLGFDIEQNGDRYRGVRD; the protein is encoded by the coding sequence GTGGCGGGTAGCGTCGACGTCCGGCCAGCGTCGACCCGCGACCACCTCGGTGTGATGCGGGTGCTCGACGGCGCGAACCTCGAACTCTCCGCGACCACCGCCGCGGACCGTATCGACGCTGGCACGGTGTTCGTCGCGGACGACGACAACCGCATCGTCGGGGCGCTCGTCGCGATATCCCGAGACGAGGGTGCTCACGTCGAGGCCGTGGCCGTCCGCCGGAAGCGGCGCGCGAGCGGCATCGGCTCCGCGCTCGTCGAGGCGGCGGCCGACCGGTGGACGCCGCTCACTGCGGACTTCGATCCTCCAGTCAAACCGTTCTACGACTCGCTGGGCTTCGACATCGAGCAGAACGGCGACCGCTACCGCGGCGTCCGCGACTGA